DNA sequence from the Mustela erminea isolate mMusErm1 chromosome 15, mMusErm1.Pri, whole genome shotgun sequence genome:
gggactcgatcccaggactccaggatcatgacctgagccgaaggcaatcgcttaacctactgagccacccaggcacccctgcttttcatattttttgaagcAATTATTCTGTAAAACAACCTGTGATGTTTTATAATACCACTTACATAGGTGTTactcaaagaaaaaattctgCCAGGGGTCACATTCTGATCAAGAAAGTTAAAAACCTGTCCGTGAGACTGAGCTTCAAACAAAAAGACAGCACCTCACGAATTCCAgttctccttggttaagtttcaAAAAACTTGAACAATGtaattttgattaatatttattcaCTGTTAATAATAGGTGTTTTGGGCTAGTCCGAAGGTGGTGAGTTATCTCAACTGATTATTCAGTTGAGATAGCAGTTACAGATCGAACAGTTACAGTTACAGATCGAACTCCTTGTTCTACTCTTTCCCCCTTCTCACTACCGTACTTGActagtaaaaaaaagtaaaaaaaagtaggTGTTTTTAATTGGGTCTACAAACATTACTTTTTAGTAAAGTTAAATTCAAAAGGAAATCCTGTTTCTCAAGTTGCTAGGCATTCAGGTCTTGGTGGGCTGACTGATGAGGAGGAAACGGGGTTCACATACTGTCTCCAAGGCTGAGGccaccatttcctcttccttatggcTGTGAAGCTCAATTACCATGACGCCACTGTCAAAAACTCGGAGCCTAAAAACCACAGATGGGAGAACAAAGCTGTGAATATCTAGGATCTTCACCCACTAAGGAGGTGTAGCTACAGCATAACTAAAAAGCTCGCGAATAAGCACTTAATGAAAGTATGAACTATAATCCACATGCTGAAGAAAATATGTCTGGCTCTCTTTAATGAACctggagagaggaaaatataatgCACAGCTGAACATCTATACTTTTAAATCTCCAGAAACTAACACAAGATGTCTAGCAGAGGGGCTGGTAATTCTGACCTCCTAGGAAGAGCCCACATTCCTCTGTCACTGCCCCCAAGTCAACAAGACTTGGACCACTAGCCCTGATAAGGTGGGAAGCCAGGATAAGTGAATTCTGTTCATTTCATTCCAAGAGGGGCAATATGTTGGCTCACCACGCAGACGGCAGGCCCAGCAGGCCCAGCAGGCCCTTCCTGTCTACTCTGTATGGAACAGTGGCTCTAGTTGGCAAGCTTCCCGCAGAGGTTCTTTTACCTGAGAGGTAATTTTAGCGCTTCCAGCATCTTGCAAGCATTCACTAAATCTTCTGGTGAGAGcaactaataggaaaaaaaaaaaaatccagtttacaCTGCAAATTAATAGAGTgatgttatataattataatgatcACTAAAACACAAGAGGAAACTTAACAATTATCATCTATCTGTgacttaatctcagggtcatgagtcaggctccatgctggcccATGGagtctagtttaaaaaaattttttttaaataaaaacataaaaattatcatttatcaGGGATTTTAGGTGGCTTCATCACTATAAGgcaaaaagaattaataaagaagcAAAGCAGCGCTATCTTACAGAAAACAGCAGCCAtgtgtgtaattttaaaattaataaaatattagtagtcattaataaaataaaaaggaacaggtgaaattaattttaacacaTGTGTTTCATTTAACCCAAGAATTCTAAAACatcaatatataatcaatataaaaattattaatgagatatttaacTTCTTATTTGGTACAAAGCCTCCTACATGTGGTATATAATTGACACTTCTAGCATAGCTCCATTTGGATTAATTGTATTGCAAGGTCACAGTTGTCACATGTAGCTAGCTAGTGGCCACCCTTCCAGACCACACAACCTTAAAGAATCAGCCCAGCATGGTGGCTGACAAGTACAGCTTTGAGTCACCCAGAACGGCTCCAGAGGCAGCCCGGCCTGGGGCCACATGCCTGTCAAACCACTGTTTCCAAGGCACAGCCTTGgtcaaataagtgaatctttgtgagcctcaacttcctcatcttcaTATCATGCCCTTGatgggcagagtgagagaggctACCTCTCTGGGGTACCACGAGAAGAAATGGGGCAGTGCATGCAGAGCGCCTGGTTCACAGTCAGTACTCACTGATAGCACTCATGGTGACCAGTCAGATGAAGACACAGCAGAGGCTCAAATATACGGCGCTGCAGTAAGCGCTGGAGGGACAGGTCTATGAGCTATTCGCACAGAGGCAACTACTGACACCGCAAAACTGTGTTTGACTAAAGGGCACGAAGAGTGCACGGACAGACATGGGGGGCCAAGGACACATGGGTGTGAAGAGACAAGGAGGGTTAAAGAACAGCCACTGCTGATTCAGAGCCCGTGGAGGAGGGCAGCTTTCCCCCAGCTTCTCCACACACCGCCTGTCTCCAACCTAGTGAATCTAAAAACAGTCGACAACCCCAGAGAAAAGACATCATATACAGGCTTATTAATCACAGTAGGGCACGGAATAGTAAAGCCAGAAGGTATCAGTCAACCCAAATTCCCATTTCAAAGGTAGGGAAACCGAGTCTCAGTGAGGGTCAGTGAGCTACTCCAGGCCACTCAGCACAACACTGGCAAAACAAGGGACAGAGTCTTCCTCTCAGATCCCAAGGCAGTAGAGCACTCTTGTACCACACCACACCGCTACTGGGATAGTTCTGGTGTTCTCAACCCTTCCTCAAATTGTATTCACTTTGGGGAATTTGTGTTATATTAAGAAAGTCTATATTTAGTTAAAGAACATCTAAATGTTCTATTCTTACTTCCATTCCTCGAGCTCGGTTTACTAAACAGTACACCTCCGTGAGTGACATTATTCCCCCTCGTTCCTGTTAAAATATGGAATTTAGCAAGTATTAGGTTATAATTAGAACCagttggcatttctttttttttttttgctcaaaatGAAAGTTTCTGACAGTGTTATAAATGCAATATCAATTTGATTCTCTGTCCATACAAAAGTAtgaatttctatttcattaataataCTGAACAACTAATGTCTTAACAGTGataaaatttttagaacatttaaaaattacataggaTCCCATTTTTACATCATAATTCTGATGTATTATCATGCCTTCTATTTGTCCGTAAAACTTTTAGAGGATACAGTGCATTGACGTGGTAAAACCAAGGCACAGGATACAGTTACAAGAAGTATATATAAACCTTAGTTAGCACTTTGTGCCAATTTTGGAGACATTTAGAGGAGATCATAAAGCCTGAAAAATTCTCACATCCTATTATGATTTACAATTAATTGTGCAATAAACAGACTATTAACCACCATTCCATTACTAAATATATGGCTATCACTATACAGGCTGTAGGCAATTGAAAAAAGTTTCCAATATTAAAACCTGGTATAAGTAGGTGGTTGATGTGGATATTGTGCCTTGTATTAGCTAGATAATTGTCTTAAGTTTCCATTTAATTTGCAATGTATATGGCAGTTATCAATCTTTATGCTATCTTCATTACATAAATGGTAGTGTGGGTGGGTGGTTCTCCAAAAATTAAATCCCTTCTCCCTACAAAAGACAGAAGATTTACAAGAAGGAAACCATGTAAGAAATGCACAGATAAcattaataaaatccaaatatgGACTAAAGGGTTGAATTCTAATCTACCAGGACATTCTCTTAATTTAGGGTGAGGAGCTAACACATTCCTGTGACAATTcattagtttattaattttaaaaaaatcaccatgacatttttcaaaatagtaaaGTCTTGGCTAGAGCGTCAAGCATTGAAGGAAAGTCGTTAAgtcttttcattcataaaatgaagagGGACAAAAGCCTTTCCAAATCTAGGGGCTGGGAGGCTATTCCATTGaatttagagaaatgaaatggaGTGGCAAAAATTGTACTTAATACTTTAAAGGAAGTGTTTTCGAGACTTAAGGTAAACATTTAGACCCATGAAAACACATTGCTTGGCACATGCACGCCATGAATAGAACACTTCTGAAGGCAGTGACCGCCTGGCCATGGTGGCACCTGGCTCTCGCCCACCAGCAAAAACCACTTCTGAGGTCCTTGTCCAGCTCCCCTCACATGGGGGGCTCTGGCTTCTGCATCTGCTGGATTTGCTTCTGTAGCTGGTCCTTGTCCAACTTCATCTTGGCTTCAAGAACTTGCCTGAGGGGATCCTATGCTTTCATAGATGGCCGTAAACCCAGCATCAacttctgctttcatttccttcatgtcCTCATTCATCTGTAACTCCAGCTTGCTGATGCGCCCATGccactttctcttcttcctgtt
Encoded proteins:
- the LOC116574414 gene encoding vacuolar protein-sorting-associated protein 36-like isoform X1, whose protein sequence is MVKAKEMVELSKSIANKIKDKQGDITEDETIRFKSYLLSMGIANPVTRETYCSGTQYHMQLAKQLAGMLQAPLEERGGIMSLTEVYCLVNRARGMELLSPEDLVNACKMLEALKLPLRLRVFDSGVMVIELHSHKEEEMVASALETVCEPRFLLISQPTKT